From a region of the Oncorhynchus tshawytscha isolate Ot180627B linkage group LG14, Otsh_v2.0, whole genome shotgun sequence genome:
- the LOC112266967 gene encoding uncharacterized membrane protein C3orf80 homolog, translating to MGIMFNLATGSRTCIYSITFLSAVVISSCHALRRCGDVQCVEGQQCCPPTVTGNGSASSMVRCCKLPLHIFFDNVGWVTRKLSGILILLLLFAMGYFIQRIICPRPRRHPHPEHPEEPSLFHGHATASQDSLLDRYPEYSFGDFTSPVLLPAYDEVKYLPTYEETMQEVRRDQSDDNLLVHSEEPAADRGTRGGPIPREEGQDTSGQNTRASRNSV from the coding sequence ATGGGCATAATGTTTAATCTAGCCACCGGCAGCAGAACGTGCATATACAGCATCACCTTTCTGTCCGCGGTCGTGATTTCCTCCTGCCACGCGCTCCGCCGCTGTGGGGACGTGCAGTGCGTTGAGGGCCAGCAGTGCTGTCCCCCTACCGTTACCGGCAACGGTAGCGCGAGTTCCATGGTGCGCTGCTGCAAGCTCCCACTGCATATATTCTTCGACAACGTGGGCTGGGTGACGCGCAAACTATCGGGCATCCTGATCCTGCTGCTCCTTTTCGCAATGGGCTACTTCATCCAGCGGATTATCTGCCCGCGCCCGCGCCGACACCCCCACCCAGAACACCCCGAGGAGCCCTCTCTCTTCCACGGACACGCCACCGCGTCCCAGGACTCCTTACTGGACCGGTACCCCGAATACAGTTTTGGGGACTTCACCTCGCCAGTGCTGCTACCCGCATATGATGAGGTGAAGTACCTGCCGACCTACGAAGAGACCATGCAGGAGGTGCGCAGAGACCAGTCGGATGATAATTTACTGGTCCATTCGGAGGAGCCTGCTGCGGACCGAGGGACGCGGGGAGGACCGATACCCAGAGAAGAGGGACAGGACACTTCAGGACAGAACACACGCGCGTCACGGAATTCTGTCTGA